The proteins below come from a single Streptomyces sp. M92 genomic window:
- a CDS encoding TOPRIM nucleotidyl transferase/hydrolase domain-containing protein → MADMASFRDAVTAWAAGGPEGPARELAGRLSVRTAVLLEGPSDTAAVDALAAHHGRDLATEGICVLSMGGAMSVGRFAGLLGPRGLDLRLTGLCDERERGYYVRALDRAHASPDDLFVCTADLEDELIRALGEDRVTELIETEGDLRPLRTFLRQPAQQDRTARQQLRRFFGTKKGRKIHYGRVLVEALDPARTPDPLAGLFAAL, encoded by the coding sequence GGGCGGACCCGAAGGCCCCGCACGCGAACTCGCCGGGCGCCTGTCCGTCCGTACGGCGGTGCTGCTCGAAGGGCCGAGCGACACGGCGGCGGTCGACGCACTGGCCGCGCACCACGGCCGGGACCTCGCGACGGAGGGGATCTGCGTTCTGTCGATGGGCGGCGCGATGAGCGTCGGCCGCTTCGCGGGCCTCCTCGGTCCGAGGGGCCTGGACCTGCGCCTCACCGGCCTGTGCGACGAACGGGAACGCGGCTACTACGTCCGCGCCCTGGACCGCGCGCACGCCTCCCCCGACGACCTCTTCGTCTGCACGGCCGACCTGGAGGACGAGCTGATCCGCGCGCTCGGCGAGGACCGGGTGACGGAACTGATCGAGACGGAGGGTGACCTCCGCCCCCTGCGGACCTTCCTCCGCCAGCCCGCCCAGCAGGACCGCACGGCCCGCCAGCAACTCCGCCGCTTCTTCGGCACGAAGAAGGGCCGCAAGATCCACTACGGTCGTGTGCTGGTCGAGGCCTTGGACCCGGCCCGCACGCCCGACCCGCTGGCGGGGCTGTTCGCGGCACTGTGA